A window from Chrysemys picta bellii isolate R12L10 chromosome 2, ASM1138683v2, whole genome shotgun sequence encodes these proteins:
- the LOC135981710 gene encoding uncharacterized protein LOC135981710 → MESQDRKRAPAWTEREVRDLLAIWGDEAVIAELRSSKRNGKVLEKISKAMKDRGHNRDTQQCRMKIKELRQAYHKAREANGRSGAELQTCRYYAELHAILGGAATTTPTVCYDSLTGETHREDGSGNEEDEDGGTVGSSQQQGSGETGFPNSQDMFVTLDLEPVTPELTQDPQGTQETSAANVSPSQRLVNIRKRKRRMRDDMFTELQMSSHADRAQQNAWRQSMSDMRKAQYEREERWRAEWRDEKSKWRAEDDRWRQLADRWQESMLRLLEHQTDMLERMVELQERQQEQRPPLQPLCNQQPSSPSSIASSPRRPRTRWGGLRPPSHSTPDDRPSIRRLAFNKT, encoded by the exons atggagtcccaggatcgcaaaagagctccagcatggaccgaacgggaggtacgggatctgctcgccatatggggagatgaagcagtgatagctgaactccgtagcagtaaaagaaatggcaaagtattagaaaagatctccaaggccatgaaggaccgaggccataacagggacacacagcagtgccgcatgaaaattaaggagctacggcaagcttaccacaaagccagagaagcaaacggaaggtccggggcagagctgcaaacttgccgctactacgcggagctgcatgcgatcctagggggtgcagccaccactaccccaaccgtgtgctatgactctctcactggagaaacacacagggaagacggttcggggaacgaggaagatgaggatggaggtactgtaggtagctcacagcagcaaggaagcggagaaaccggtttccccaacagccaggatatgtttgtgaccctggacctggaaccagtaacccccgaactcacccaagaccctcagggcacacaggagacctctg ctgcaaatgtttctccttcgcagaggctagtgaacattagaaagagaaaacgtaggatgagggacgatatgttcacggagctgcagatgtcctcccacgctgatagagcacagcagaatgcgtggaggcagtcaatgtcggacatgagaaaagcacaatatgaacgagaggagaggtggcgggctgaatggcgggatgaaaagagcaagtggcgggctgaagacgataggtggcgtcagcttgcagacagatggcaagagtcaatgctccgtctgctggagcatcaaactgatatgctcgagcgtatggttgagctgcaggaaaggcagcaggagcagagaccgccgctacagcccctgtgtaaccaacagccctcctccccaagttccatagcctcctcacccagacgcccaagaacacggtgggggggcctccggccacccagtcactccaccccagatgatcgcccaagcatcagaaggctggccttcaataagacttaa